The stretch of DNA GGTCAAACGCACGAAACGCGTGCGCTGCGGCTCGCCGACGTTCTGCCAGTACTGCAACGCCATCTTCAAAGCGACTTCGATCGCGCTCGCGCCGTCGCCGGAAAAGAACGCGTAGTCCATGCGCGCAAGCGCCGTCAGCCGTCGCGCCAATTCCTCGGCAACGGGGTTCGTAGCACCAAGCAGCGTCGCATGATCCAGCCTGGCGGCCTGCTCCGCGATCGCGCCGACGATTGCCGGATGCCCGTGACCGTGAATCGTCGTCCAGATCGAGCTGACCGCGTCGAATACGCGGCGGCCCCGCGAGTCGTGCAGATAGCAGCCGTCGCCGCGCACGAAGGTTCGCTCGGCCCGGTCGAACATTCGCATCTGAGTAAACGGCAGCCACAGCCGGCTCGCATCGGTGGTCACGGTAAGCGGAGATTAGGCCAATCGGGAGCGCGGACCTCGAAGGGAGGCTATTCTATGCGTTCCTCGATCGAAACGTTGTAGAGGAACAAGAACTTGCACCACTCGCCGGGCAGCGTGTTGCGCTTGATTTGGATCCACGGAATGTACTTCGGCTGCCGCGGCTTGCGCCGCAGTTTCATGTTCGCGTCGTCCGGCGTGCGGTTGTTTTTGCGATTGTTGCAGCGCATGCAGGCGCAGACGAGGTTTTCCCACGTCGACGGGCCGCCCTTACTTTTTGGGACGATGTGATCGACGGTCATCAGGCGATCCCCGTGCAGCCCGCAATACTGACAGACGTGATCGTCGCGGATGAGGATGTTCTTCTTCGTGAGCGCGACGCGCTGCATGGGCCGTTTGATGTAATAAAGCATGCGGATGATCGAAGGCATGCGCATCTCGAAGGTCGCCGACGAGATGATCCGGTCGCGCCCGTGTACCAGCTCCGCCTTGCCCGCGAAAAGCAAGCGCACGGCGCGCTGGAAGCTCGTGATGTTGAGCGCCTCGTACGTGAAGTTCAGGACGAGAACTTCGCTCACGCCGCTCGTTCCCGCCCGCAGAACGCCGTAAAAACGCAAACGGGGCCCAAAGGCCCCGCGATGTTCACGTTGGTGAGCAACGGTTCGGTCGTCGTAAGAACCCCAGCCCTCGCATGAGGGGCGGCCTGCGAACTCATCGTGCGAAAGACTTATGCGACGCTGCGTTCCTTCCCTGGCTCGCCCCGCGTCGCTTTTCGCACCATTTCGAGGAAGTAGGCGTGAACCCGGATGTCCCCGGTCAATTCCGGGTGGAACGCGGTGCCGAGCACGTTGCCGGCTCGCACCATCACGCCGTGACCGTCGCGTTGCGCGAGTTGCTCGACGCCCGCGCCGAGACGCTCGACCCAGGGCGCGCGGATGAAGACCGCCGGAAACGGCTCGCCGCCGAGAACGGGAATCGCGAGCGGAACTTCGGCCGAATCGTTCTGGCGGCCGAAT from Candidatus Baltobacteraceae bacterium encodes:
- a CDS encoding aminotransferase class III-fold pyridoxal phosphate-dependent enzyme yields the protein MTTDASRLWLPFTQMRMFDRAERTFVRGDGCYLHDSRGRRVFDAVSSIWTTIHGHGHPAIVGAIAEQAARLDHATLLGATNPVAEELARRLTALARMDYAFFSGDGASAIEVALKMALQYWQNVGEPQRTRFVRLT
- a CDS encoding HNH endonuclease, whose protein sequence is MSEVLVLNFTYEALNITSFQRAVRLLFAGKAELVHGRDRIISSATFEMRMPSIIRMLYYIKRPMQRVALTKKNILIRDDHVCQYCGLHGDRLMTVDHIVPKSKGGPSTWENLVCACMRCNNRKNNRTPDDANMKLRRKPRQPKYIPWIQIKRNTLPGEWCKFLFLYNVSIEERIE